Proteins co-encoded in one Brassica oleracea var. oleracea cultivar TO1000 chromosome C4, BOL, whole genome shotgun sequence genomic window:
- the LOC106342123 gene encoding ecotropic viral integration site 5 protein homolog isoform X2 — protein sequence MLLSLVSKRSLEVDSRDAYGFALRPQHVQRYHEYLSIYTEEETERGEKWKNFLDRLDHSPEPCSSEEEFQDTFPAEDGSESGEESAASGEGSRKEKHESELGDEEVQQFEQCTSETVDELSKENELDKDQAHVLEKDSKPVEDDNEQLEPDKEAQVLEKDSKPVKDDNEQLESEEESTASEEGSRNGKHESEPGGEEVKQGGLETVDDLSKESKPDKEAQYLRVKSLEKDSKPVKDDKEQLESEKDKEKEHSDKSEPDEEKQSQSVKQTEDHAHIQQENEPEKPVAEADKCHEKGQQHKKSRSVIEWADIRPCISSIEDMMCTRVKNVMYVKNSRSHHASRINKALSSIGESVGEETDHDSETSAGRSDSIKEENDAQSSSVTPNPFFPWFEELEVLVRLGVPKDLRGEVWQAFVGVKARRVDNYYHDLLAHITNFDESKEHDVQRKWKKQIEKDIPRTFPGHPALNENGRDSLRRILLAYACHNPSVGYCQAMNFFAGLFLLLMPEENAFWTLVGVIDEYFDGYYTEEMIESQVDQLVFEELMRERFPKLVNHLDYLGVQVAWISGPWFLSIFVNILPWECVLRMWDVLLFEGNRVVLFRTAFALMELYGPAIIATQDAGDAITSLQALASSTFDSSQLVLTACMGYLSTNEARLEELRVIHRPAVLEIVEERMQKGRVWKDKKGLASKLYSFKHEGSILGEHTQKEEVIVQAVWLKVELCRLLEEKRSAVLRAEELEIALMEMVKEDNRLELSARIEELEKEVRDLKQALSDKKEQETAMLQVLMKVEQDQKLTEDARVSAEQDAAAQKYAVHVLQEKNEKLAAQLAQMEKRVVTAETTLEATLQYESGQNKALSSPRFAPQETLKKKTGFLSFGLGWRERNKAKEPAETNGDSTSNATSEAKSPEESKSEDLLNPETKR from the exons ATGTTGTTATCTTTGGTGAGCAAGCGCTCACTGGAGGTAGATTCCAG GGACGCCTATGGATTTGCCTTGAGACCTCAACACGTTCAAAGATATCACGAATACCTTAGCATCTATACG GAGGAAGAGACAGAGAGGGGAGAGAAATGGAAAAACTTTCTTGACCGGCTTGACCATTCCCCTGAACCTTGTTCCTCTGAAGAAGAGTTCCAGGATACATTCCCTGCTGAGGATGGTTCGGAGTCTGGAGAGGAGAGTGCTGCTTCAGGGGAGGGTTCAAGAAAGGAGAAACATGAATCTGAACTTGGTGATGAAGAAGTGCAGCAGTTTGAACAATGTACCTCAGAAACAGTTGATGAGCTTTCAAAAGAGAATGAATTAGACAAGGATCAGGCACATGTTCTTGAAAAAGACAGCAAACCTGTGGAGGATGATAATGAACAACTTGAACCAGACAAGGAGGCACAGGTTCTTGAAAAAGACAGCAAACCTGTGAAGGATGATAATGAGCAACTTGAATCTGAAGAGGAGAGTACTGCTTCAGAGGAGGGTTCAAGAAACGGGAAACATGAGTCTGAACCTGGTGGTGAAGAGGTGAAGCAAGGTGGTCTTGAAACAGTTGATGATCTTTCAAAAGAGAGCAAACCAGACAAGGAGGCACAGTATTTGAGAGTGAAGAGTCTTGAAAAAGACAGTAAACCTGTGAAGGATGATAAGGAGCAACTTGAATCTGAAAAGGACAAGGAGAAGGAACATTCAGACAAAAGTGAACCTGATGAAGAGAAACAATCTCAATCAGTCAAACAAACCGAAGATCATGCACACATTCAACAAGAGAATGAACCAGAAAAGCCTGTGGCAGAAGCAGATAAATGTCATGAAAAAGGACAACAACACAAGAAGTCCCGTTCAGTCATAGAATGGGCTGACATTAGACCTTGTATTTCCTCCATAGAGGATATGATGTGCACTCGTGTTAAGAACGTAATGTATGTGAAAAACAGTCGGAGCCACCATGCTTCACGGATAAACAAAGCACTGTCTTCCATTGGAGAATCAGTCGGAGAAGAAACTGACCATGACAGTGAGACTTCCGCTGGTAGATCGGATTCAATAAAAGAAGAAAATGATGCTCAAAGTAGTAGTGTTACTCCAAATCCATTCTTCCCTTGGTTTGAAGAGCTTGAGGTGCTTGTTCGTTTAGGAGTGCCAAAGGATCTCAGAGGAGAGGTATGGCAAGCCTTTGTAGGTGTGAAGGCAAGACGAGTGGATAATTACTATCATGATTTGTTGGCTCACATAACTAACTTTGATGAAAGCAAGGAACATGATGTTCAAAGAAAATGGAAGAAACAAATTGAAAAG GATATACCTAGGACGTTCCCAGGTCACCCTGCTTTGAATGAGAATGGTCGAGATTCCTTAAGGCGGATACTTCTAGCTTATGCTTGTCACAACCCATCTGTTGGATACTGCCAG GCTATGAACTTCTTTGCTGGCCTCTTTCTTCTGTTGATGCCAGAGGAAAATGCATTTTG GACTTTGGTTGGAGTCATTGATGAGTATTTTGATGGCTACTATACAGAGGAGATGATAGAATCTCAG GTTGATCAACTAGTTTTTGAAGAGTTGATGAGAGAAAGATTCCCAAAACTCG TTAATCATCTGGATTACTTGGGAGTGCAGGTAGCATGGATCTCTGGGCCATGGTTTCTATCTATTTTTGTAAATATACTTCCTTGGGAATGTG TTTTGAGGATGTGGGATGTGCTTCTCTTTGAAGGAAACCGTGTAGTCTTGTTCAGAACAGCATTTGCATTAATGGAACTATATG GTCCCGCAATTATTGCCACACAAGATGCAGGAGATGCTATTACTTCATTACAAGCACTTGCTAGTTCAACATTTGATAGCAGTCAGCTTGTTCTGACCGCATGCATGGGGTACTTATCGACGAATGAGGCTAGACTGGAGGAGCTTAGAGTAATACATAGACCGGCGGTGTTAGAGATAGTTGAGGAAAGAATGCAGAAAGGTCGTGTCTGGAAAGACAAGAAGGGGTTGGCTTCTAAGTTATATAGCTTTAAACATGAAGGTTCTATATTAGGTGAACACACTCAAAAGGAAGAGG TTATTGTGCAGGCGGTATGGTTGAAGGTTGAACTATGCAGACTGTTGGAGGAGAAAAGATCAGCTGTATTAAG AGCTGAGGAGCTAGAGATTGCTTTGATGGAGATGGTCAAAGAAGATAACAGACTGGAACTAAGTGCAAGG ATTGAAGAACTGGAGAAGGAAGTTAGAGATCTAAAGCAAGCACTTTCTGACAAAAAAGAACAAGAAACAGCCATGCTTCAG GTCCTGATGAAAGTTGAGCAAGACCAAAAGCTCACTGAAGATGCTCGGGTAAGTGCAGAGCAGGATGCAGCTGCACAAAAATATGCAGTACACGTCCTTCAG GAAAAGAATGAGAAGCTTGCAGCTCAGCTCGCTCAAATGGAGAAGAGAGTAGTTACAGCAGAAACAACACTAGAAGCTACTTTGCAATATGAGTCAGGTCAAAATAAAGCACTATCATCTCCAAG GTTTGCTCCACAGGAGACTCTTAAAAAGAAGACAGGCTTCCTATCATTTGGGCTTGGCTGGCGCGAGAGGAACAAG GCAAAAGAGCCTGCAGAAACAAATGGTGATAGCACTAGTAATGCAACATCTGAAGCCAAATCTCCTGAAGAAAGCAAATCAGAAGATCTTTTAAATCCGGAGACAAAACGCTAA
- the LOC106342123 gene encoding EVI5-like protein isoform X1: MLLSLVSKRSLEVDSRDAYGFALRPQHVQRYHEYLSIYTEEETERGEKWKNFLDRLDHSPEPCSSEEEFQDTFPAEDGSESGEESAASGEGSRKEKHESELGDEEVQQFEQCTSETVDELSKENELDKDQAHVLEKDSKPVEDDNEQLEPDKEAQVLEKDSKPVKDDNEQLESEEESTASEEGSRNGKHESEPGGEEVKQGGLETVDDLSKESKPDKEAQYLRVKSLEKDSKPVKDDKEQLESEKDKEKEHSDKSEPDEEKQSQSVKQTEDHAHIQQENEPEKPVAEADKCHEKGQQHKKSRSVIEWADIRPCISSIEDMMCTRVKNVMYVKNSRSHHASRINKALSSIGESVGEETDHDSETSAGRSDSIKEENDAQSSSVTPNPFFPWFEELEVLVRLGVPKDLRGEVWQAFVGVKARRVDNYYHDLLAHITNFDESKEHDVQRKWKKQIEKDIPRTFPGHPALNENGRDSLRRILLAYACHNPSVGYCQAMNFFAGLFLLLMPEENAFWTLVGVIDEYFDGYYTEEMIESQVDQLVFEELMRERFPKLVNHLDYLGVQVAWISGPWFLSIFVNILPWECVLRMWDVLLFEGNRVVLFRTAFALMELYGPAIIATQDAGDAITSLQALASSTFDSSQLVLTACMGYLSTNEARLEELRVIHRPAVLEIVEERMQKGRVWKDKKGLASKLYSFKHEGSILGEHTQKEEGENLEDGSNVDLELDSLPDLQEQAVWLKVELCRLLEEKRSAVLRAEELEIALMEMVKEDNRLELSARIEELEKEVRDLKQALSDKKEQETAMLQVLMKVEQDQKLTEDARVSAEQDAAAQKYAVHVLQEKNEKLAAQLAQMEKRVVTAETTLEATLQYESGQNKALSSPRFAPQETLKKKTGFLSFGLGWRERNKAKEPAETNGDSTSNATSEAKSPEESKSEDLLNPETKR; the protein is encoded by the exons ATGTTGTTATCTTTGGTGAGCAAGCGCTCACTGGAGGTAGATTCCAG GGACGCCTATGGATTTGCCTTGAGACCTCAACACGTTCAAAGATATCACGAATACCTTAGCATCTATACG GAGGAAGAGACAGAGAGGGGAGAGAAATGGAAAAACTTTCTTGACCGGCTTGACCATTCCCCTGAACCTTGTTCCTCTGAAGAAGAGTTCCAGGATACATTCCCTGCTGAGGATGGTTCGGAGTCTGGAGAGGAGAGTGCTGCTTCAGGGGAGGGTTCAAGAAAGGAGAAACATGAATCTGAACTTGGTGATGAAGAAGTGCAGCAGTTTGAACAATGTACCTCAGAAACAGTTGATGAGCTTTCAAAAGAGAATGAATTAGACAAGGATCAGGCACATGTTCTTGAAAAAGACAGCAAACCTGTGGAGGATGATAATGAACAACTTGAACCAGACAAGGAGGCACAGGTTCTTGAAAAAGACAGCAAACCTGTGAAGGATGATAATGAGCAACTTGAATCTGAAGAGGAGAGTACTGCTTCAGAGGAGGGTTCAAGAAACGGGAAACATGAGTCTGAACCTGGTGGTGAAGAGGTGAAGCAAGGTGGTCTTGAAACAGTTGATGATCTTTCAAAAGAGAGCAAACCAGACAAGGAGGCACAGTATTTGAGAGTGAAGAGTCTTGAAAAAGACAGTAAACCTGTGAAGGATGATAAGGAGCAACTTGAATCTGAAAAGGACAAGGAGAAGGAACATTCAGACAAAAGTGAACCTGATGAAGAGAAACAATCTCAATCAGTCAAACAAACCGAAGATCATGCACACATTCAACAAGAGAATGAACCAGAAAAGCCTGTGGCAGAAGCAGATAAATGTCATGAAAAAGGACAACAACACAAGAAGTCCCGTTCAGTCATAGAATGGGCTGACATTAGACCTTGTATTTCCTCCATAGAGGATATGATGTGCACTCGTGTTAAGAACGTAATGTATGTGAAAAACAGTCGGAGCCACCATGCTTCACGGATAAACAAAGCACTGTCTTCCATTGGAGAATCAGTCGGAGAAGAAACTGACCATGACAGTGAGACTTCCGCTGGTAGATCGGATTCAATAAAAGAAGAAAATGATGCTCAAAGTAGTAGTGTTACTCCAAATCCATTCTTCCCTTGGTTTGAAGAGCTTGAGGTGCTTGTTCGTTTAGGAGTGCCAAAGGATCTCAGAGGAGAGGTATGGCAAGCCTTTGTAGGTGTGAAGGCAAGACGAGTGGATAATTACTATCATGATTTGTTGGCTCACATAACTAACTTTGATGAAAGCAAGGAACATGATGTTCAAAGAAAATGGAAGAAACAAATTGAAAAG GATATACCTAGGACGTTCCCAGGTCACCCTGCTTTGAATGAGAATGGTCGAGATTCCTTAAGGCGGATACTTCTAGCTTATGCTTGTCACAACCCATCTGTTGGATACTGCCAG GCTATGAACTTCTTTGCTGGCCTCTTTCTTCTGTTGATGCCAGAGGAAAATGCATTTTG GACTTTGGTTGGAGTCATTGATGAGTATTTTGATGGCTACTATACAGAGGAGATGATAGAATCTCAG GTTGATCAACTAGTTTTTGAAGAGTTGATGAGAGAAAGATTCCCAAAACTCG TTAATCATCTGGATTACTTGGGAGTGCAGGTAGCATGGATCTCTGGGCCATGGTTTCTATCTATTTTTGTAAATATACTTCCTTGGGAATGTG TTTTGAGGATGTGGGATGTGCTTCTCTTTGAAGGAAACCGTGTAGTCTTGTTCAGAACAGCATTTGCATTAATGGAACTATATG GTCCCGCAATTATTGCCACACAAGATGCAGGAGATGCTATTACTTCATTACAAGCACTTGCTAGTTCAACATTTGATAGCAGTCAGCTTGTTCTGACCGCATGCATGGGGTACTTATCGACGAATGAGGCTAGACTGGAGGAGCTTAGAGTAATACATAGACCGGCGGTGTTAGAGATAGTTGAGGAAAGAATGCAGAAAGGTCGTGTCTGGAAAGACAAGAAGGGGTTGGCTTCTAAGTTATATAGCTTTAAACATGAAGGTTCTATATTAGGTGAACACACTCAAAAGGAAGAGGGTGAGAATCTAGAAGATGGCTCAAATGTTGATTTAGAATTAGACTCTTTACCAGATCTTCAAGAGCAG GCGGTATGGTTGAAGGTTGAACTATGCAGACTGTTGGAGGAGAAAAGATCAGCTGTATTAAG AGCTGAGGAGCTAGAGATTGCTTTGATGGAGATGGTCAAAGAAGATAACAGACTGGAACTAAGTGCAAGG ATTGAAGAACTGGAGAAGGAAGTTAGAGATCTAAAGCAAGCACTTTCTGACAAAAAAGAACAAGAAACAGCCATGCTTCAG GTCCTGATGAAAGTTGAGCAAGACCAAAAGCTCACTGAAGATGCTCGGGTAAGTGCAGAGCAGGATGCAGCTGCACAAAAATATGCAGTACACGTCCTTCAG GAAAAGAATGAGAAGCTTGCAGCTCAGCTCGCTCAAATGGAGAAGAGAGTAGTTACAGCAGAAACAACACTAGAAGCTACTTTGCAATATGAGTCAGGTCAAAATAAAGCACTATCATCTCCAAG GTTTGCTCCACAGGAGACTCTTAAAAAGAAGACAGGCTTCCTATCATTTGGGCTTGGCTGGCGCGAGAGGAACAAG GCAAAAGAGCCTGCAGAAACAAATGGTGATAGCACTAGTAATGCAACATCTGAAGCCAAATCTCCTGAAGAAAGCAAATCAGAAGATCTTTTAAATCCGGAGACAAAACGCTAA